The following proteins are encoded in a genomic region of Toxotes jaculatrix isolate fToxJac2 chromosome 3, fToxJac2.pri, whole genome shotgun sequence:
- the LOC121179686 gene encoding uncharacterized protein LOC121179686, whose product MDMQTEKQRPSNGQLISVPHKDTVRLLEVYVKRSLSLNDGTLGNKSGERKEKWVIKKQRRHSSDPSLHLAEGINNSPADIVPEVEPPTNQPETRPKESEKPTKKTKKNKKPSFWKNVFGFFSRKSNEDKDETDGPSEMPTNPTEEEVSDAATTCLPTAPVPSQKKKTMRKKSLRRKLSRGLSLRKPNKLGKDLNPADITEFEAVVSVEPTYSYYEKVSEELEKIVHEVKVKEEVPLLSDDEVINRIIALTKEQGDAIEDKLKDNPTLNNFFQRMSYSSFQKLADAYLEKEATPIHSPPTVLPTAPELVKLAFTLDFTARIAGLSRQNIGHITGLGNRYLQDRFEYKQACTDHPWSDCDD is encoded by the exons ATGgacatgcaaacagaaaaacaaaggccCAGTAACGGCCAGTTGATTTCAGTGCCTCACAAGGACACAGTCCGTCTGCTGGAGGTTTATGTCAAGCGCAGCCTCAGCCTGAATGATGGGACGCTGGGGAATAAGAGtggtgagaggaaagaaaagtggGTGATAAAAAAGCAAAGACGACATTCCAGCGACCCTTCCCTTCACCTGGCAGAGGGTATAAATAACAGTCCAGCTGATATAGTTCCTGAGGTGGAACCTCCCACAAATCAGCCTGAAACACGTCCTAAAGAATCAGAGAAACccaccaaaaaaacaaagaagaacaagaaaccttcattttggaaaaatgtatTTGGCTTTTTCTCTCGGAAGAGTAATGAGGACAAAGATGAGACGGACGGTCCCTCAGAGATGCCCACGAACCCCACAGAAGAAGAGGTCTCTGATGCTGCGACCACCTGCCTGCCAACAGCTCCAGTCCCTTCACAAAAGAAGAAGACCATGAGAAAAAAGTCCTTGAGAAGAAAGCTCTCCAGAGGGCTATCTCTGAGAAAACCAAATAAACTTGGTAAAGATCTCAACCCTGCTGACATCACTGAATTTGAAG CTGTTGTCAGTGTAGAACCGACGTACTCGTACTATGAGAAAGTTTCAGAGGAACTGGAAAAAATTGTTCATGAGGTGAAAGTAAAAGAGGAAGTTCCACTGCTCTCAGATG ACGAAGTAATCAACAGGATCATTGCTTTGACAAAGGAGCAGGGTGATGCCATAGAAGACAAG CTGAAAGACAACCCCACCCTGAACAACTTCTTCCAGCGAATGTCGTACTCTTCCTTCCAGAAGCTGGCTGACGCTTATCTAGAAAAAGAAGCAACACCGATCCACAGTCCTCCCACCGTCCTTCCAACAGCACCTGAGCTGGTCAAGCTGGCCTTTACACTCGACTTTACAGCCAGGATAGCAGGGCTCTCCAGACAGAATATAGGTCATATTACTGGCCTGGGGAACCGTTATCTACAGGACCGATTTGAATACAAACAG GCATGTACAGATCATCCATGGTCCGACTGTGATGACTGA
- the rplp2 gene encoding 60S acidic ribosomal protein P2: MRYVAAYLLAVLGGNTSPSAKDIKAILGSVGIEADDERLNKVISELNGKDINEVMNSGLSKLASVPAGGAVAAPAAAAAGAGGAGAAPAAAEEKKEEKKEESEESDEDMGFGLFD, from the exons ATGCGTTACGTGGCCGCTTACCTCCTGGCTGTGCTCGGTGGAAACACCAGCCCCTCTGCAAAGGACATCAAGGCCATCTTGGGCAGCGTAGGAATTGAGGCCGATGACGAACGCTTGAACAAG GTCATTAGTGAGCTGAATGGAAAAGACATCAATGAAGTCATGAACTCAG GCCTCTCAAAGTTAGCCTCTGTACCAGCAGGTGGTGCTGTGGCGGCTCCAgccgctgctgcagctggagccgGTGGAGCTGGGGCTGCGCCTGCTGCTG cggaagagaaaaaggaagagaagaaagaggaatcAGAAGAGTCAGATGAAGATATGGGTTTTGGACTCTTTGATTAA